In Marinobacter sp. M3C, the genomic stretch GTTTGGAAAACGTGGCCGCGCCGCAGATTGCAATTGACTATTGGAAATTGCCCGCCGATGCGACTTTGCGCGATGTCATTATAGTGGTCAGGCTTGATGAAGCGGGTCATCGGGATGTTAACCACCGCTTTGCCGATAGTTTTGATCATTGATCACGTGTTTTGGTCTTCAGGCCAGGCTCTTAATTAAATATTTGGCGTGAATGTGCAGTGCCAGTGCCGCCGCCTCTTACGTTATGGAATCTTAGGGGCGCGGCGACTTCTGTGGAGGAACCTTAGGCGTGCTGGCATTTTTTTTACGCCCAAGCCCGAAAAAAACAGTCTTCGATTTTTGTCCTAAAGAACCAAAACTCTTTTTCGAGGCTTGAATTCCAGCCGCTATGCCCGATAGAGCAGATTGCCGTTGACGATTCAGGCCTTCCATTCCTGCCTTCGCACCTTCAGATACAGTGGTAGAGAAAGAGTTTACGGTCAGGAAAATTGTGCTGACACGTTCTATGGCCATCTCCTCGCGCTCGTCAATGGCTCCGTCGGCTTCTGCTACACCGGTAAGAAACGAGATGATCTCGTTAGACATGGATTTGTAGTTGAAGCGACCAGCGACGACTGTGCAACGGCAACGCCCGTTGTTGCGCCGGTAGCTGCATCTACACTGTCGATGAGGTGCTTCTTGAGCTTTAGCGACGTGTAAGCGTCCTCGCCGATGTCAAGTTTCAGCTTGAATCGAAGGGGGTCCTGAATCACCTTTTCGACGCTTTGCATCACGTCTTCTGTCTGAGAATCGATCATCGAATTTGGTCTGCCGCTACAGGAAGGTTGAGAGTAATGAACATTCGAAGATCACTAGGAAAGGTGACAATCGGTTCGGGTTAGAAGTTGCAGTTATGGTAAAATATTGTGTTCTAAAAGACGGTTTTAACTGAGCTGGATTCACCAAAGACTAGGAATTACATTTTGACCAATAATGATGTTTTACGCCGTGTACGTTATATCTTTGATTTAAACGATAGTACGATGATTGAAATCTTTGCTTTGGCCGATTTTACCGTAACCGAAGAGCAAGTTTCTGCCTGGTTGAAAAAAGACGAGGACGATACTTTTCTCAAGCTAAATGACACAGCTCTAGCCGTTTTTCTTAATGGCTTCATTATCTATAAGCGTGGCAAACGCGATGGTGAGCAACCAGAGCCAGAAAAACAGCTCAATAATAATATTGTATTCCAGAAGCTGCGAATTGCTTTAAATTTAAAGACTGACGATATTCTAGCTATTTTTCAGTTGGTAGAGCTTCAATTAAGTAACCATGAATT encodes the following:
- a CDS encoding DUF1456 family protein; the encoded protein is MTNNDVLRRVRYIFDLNDSTMIEIFALADFTVTEEQVSAWLKKDEDDTFLKLNDTALAVFLNGFIIYKRGKRDGEQPEPEKQLNNNIVFQKLRIALNLKTDDILAIFQLVELQLSNHELSALFRKPGNKNYRECKDQILRNFLLGLQRQVRPNHSDSASEL